From Ananas comosus cultivar F153 linkage group 8, ASM154086v1, whole genome shotgun sequence, one genomic window encodes:
- the LOC109713889 gene encoding thaumatin-like protein 1b isoform X1 codes for MSTIYSVSFWLLFFVLVGAGEGTTFTFVNRCGGTVWPGVLSNSGSPQLESTGFELASGASRTFVAPTGWSGRFWARTGCNFDASDRGSCATGDCGSGQLQCNGAGAAPPATLAEFTLSSSASSSSAAQDFYDVSLVDGYNLPMTIEANGGTGGGGGGCAATGCAADLNKRCPAELRVGEGEGEACRSACEAFAKPEFCCSGAFASPAACRPSVYSQMFKSACPKSYSYAFDDPTSTFTCSGGAGYTITFCPASSPPSSQKSSRDSPSTPKATGGVMLEDDSWLASLATGEASTAWRDVPFIHQPFLILFIVFLLL; via the exons ATGAGCACAATTTACTCCGTCAGTTTTTGGCTGCTTTTCTTCGTCCTTGTCGGAg CTGGGGAGGGCACGACATTCACGTTCGTGAACCGGTGCGGGGGCACGGTGTGGCCGGGGGTGCTGTCGAACTCGGGCAGCCCGCAGCTGGAGAGCACGGGATTCGAGCTGGCGTCCGGAGCGTCGCGGACGTTCGTGGCGCCGACGGGGTGGTCAGGCCGCTTCTGGGCGCGCACCGGCTGCAACTTCGACGCCTCCGACCGCGGCTCCTGCGCCACCGGCGACTGCGGCTCCGGACAGCTCCAGTGCAACGGTGCAGGCGCCGCCCCGCCGGCCACGCTCGCCGAGTTCACATTGTCTTCTTCTGCATCGTCTTCCTCCGCCGCCCAGGACTTCTACGACGTCAGCCTG GTAGACGGGTACAATCTGCCGATGACGATCGAAGCAAATGGCGGgacgggcggcggcggcgggggctgCGCGGCGACGGGGTGCGCGGCGGACCTGAACAAGCGGTGCCCGGCGGAGCTCAGGGTgggggagggggaaggggaGGCGTGCCGGAGCGCTTGCGAGGCCTTTGCGAAGCCGGAGTTCTGCTGCAGCGGGGCCTTCGCCAGCCCCGCCGCCTGCCGCCCCTCCGTCTACTCCCAGATGTTCAAGTCCGCCTGCCCCAAGTCCTACAGCTACGCCTTCGACGATCCCACCAGCACTTTCACCTGCTCCGGCGGCGCTGGTTATACCATCACCTTCTGCCCTGCTTCCTCTCCTCCGAG TAGTCAGAAATCGTCGAGAGATTCCCCATCTACTCCGAAAGCGACAGGTGGTGTGATGCTTGAAGATGACTCTTGGCTTGCAAGCCTCGCCACCGGAGAAGCCAGTACTGCTTGGCGAGACGTCCCCTTCATCCACCAACCCTTCCTTATCCTGTTCATCGTCTTCCTTCTCCTCTAG
- the LOC109713889 gene encoding thaumatin-like protein 1b isoform X2: MSTIYSVSFWLLFFVLVGAGEGTTFTFVNRCGGTVWPGVLSNSGSPQLESTGFELASGASRTFVAPTGWSGRFWARTGCNFDASDRGSCATGDCGSGQLQCNGAGAAPPATLAEFTLSSSASSSSAAQDFYDVSLVDGYNLPMTIEANGGTGGGGGGCAATGCAADLNKRCPAELRVGEGEGEACRSACEAFAKPEFCCSGAFASPAACRPSVYSQMFKSACPKSYSYAFDDPTSTFTCSGGAGYTITFCPASSPPSQKSSRDSPSTPKATGGVMLEDDSWLASLATGEASTAWRDVPFIHQPFLILFIVFLLL; the protein is encoded by the exons ATGAGCACAATTTACTCCGTCAGTTTTTGGCTGCTTTTCTTCGTCCTTGTCGGAg CTGGGGAGGGCACGACATTCACGTTCGTGAACCGGTGCGGGGGCACGGTGTGGCCGGGGGTGCTGTCGAACTCGGGCAGCCCGCAGCTGGAGAGCACGGGATTCGAGCTGGCGTCCGGAGCGTCGCGGACGTTCGTGGCGCCGACGGGGTGGTCAGGCCGCTTCTGGGCGCGCACCGGCTGCAACTTCGACGCCTCCGACCGCGGCTCCTGCGCCACCGGCGACTGCGGCTCCGGACAGCTCCAGTGCAACGGTGCAGGCGCCGCCCCGCCGGCCACGCTCGCCGAGTTCACATTGTCTTCTTCTGCATCGTCTTCCTCCGCCGCCCAGGACTTCTACGACGTCAGCCTG GTAGACGGGTACAATCTGCCGATGACGATCGAAGCAAATGGCGGgacgggcggcggcggcgggggctgCGCGGCGACGGGGTGCGCGGCGGACCTGAACAAGCGGTGCCCGGCGGAGCTCAGGGTgggggagggggaaggggaGGCGTGCCGGAGCGCTTGCGAGGCCTTTGCGAAGCCGGAGTTCTGCTGCAGCGGGGCCTTCGCCAGCCCCGCCGCCTGCCGCCCCTCCGTCTACTCCCAGATGTTCAAGTCCGCCTGCCCCAAGTCCTACAGCTACGCCTTCGACGATCCCACCAGCACTTTCACCTGCTCCGGCGGCGCTGGTTATACCATCACCTTCTGCCCTGCTTCCTCTCCTCCGAG TCAGAAATCGTCGAGAGATTCCCCATCTACTCCGAAAGCGACAGGTGGTGTGATGCTTGAAGATGACTCTTGGCTTGCAAGCCTCGCCACCGGAGAAGCCAGTACTGCTTGGCGAGACGTCCCCTTCATCCACCAACCCTTCCTTATCCTGTTCATCGTCTTCCTTCTCCTCTAG